One window of Halichondria panicea chromosome 7, odHalPani1.1, whole genome shotgun sequence genomic DNA carries:
- the LOC135338501 gene encoding piggyBac transposable element-derived protein 4-like, translating to MMTPLQHDKWTPLTTAELKAYMGFCIFMGIVKLPSIENDWRRDVQFYYSPIASKISRDRFRDIRRYLHFTDNTTLPTPGTPGSDRLAKVRPLFNKINERCSAAYNLGREVAVDEAMIKFQGRSALKQYLPNKPVKRGIKVWVLADGYFQMLQVYTGREATPEKQLGARVVKDLTASLKHKHHHVYFDNFFTSVKLLEDLEKDGIYACGTARADRRGFPKALKQPKLTVSNKHNYYLPFQGGIHDSPERQGDGLSDNRVVRVISTASDATSVTYVQRTVKTGEKISVPSHRASRTIIASWGVSTEGISSEGTTDALQKSISFICTFTSS from the coding sequence ATGATGACCCCACTACAACATGATAAATGGACCCCACTCACGACTGCTGAGCTAAAGGCTTACATGGGATTCTGCATTTTCATGGGGATTGTGAAACTCCCATCGATTGAAAATGATTGGAGGAGAGACGTGCAATTCTACTACTCACCAATTGCATCGAAGATCTCACGCGATCGCTTTAGGGACATCCGACGATACCTCCATTTCACGGACAACACCACTCTCCCGACTCCAGGCACCCCAGGTAGCGATCGTTTGGCCAAAGTACGCCCCCTCTTCAATAAGATCAACGAGCGCTGTTCTGCTGCATACAACTTAGGCCGTGAAGTTGCAGTAGACGAGGCAATGATAAAGTTTCAGGGTAGATCTGCACTGAAACAGTACCTCCCAAATAAACCTGTGAAGAGAGGAATCAAGGTTTGGGTCCTAGCAGACGGGTACTTCCAAATGCTACAAGTGTATACAGGGAGAGAAGCCACACCAGAGAAGCAACTGGGAGCACGAGTTGTGAAAGACCTCACAGCCTCGTTGAAGCACAAGCACCACCACGTCTATTTTGACAACTTTTTCACGTCTGTCAAACTGTTAGAAGACTTGGAGAAGGATGGCATTTATGCTTGTGGTACAGCTCGCGCTGACCGCAGAGGCTTCCCCAAGGCTCTCAAGCAGCCAAAGCTGACAGTAAGtaataagcataattattatttacctTTTCAGGGGGGAATACATGACTCTCCAGAAAGACAAGGTGACGGTCTCAGCGACAATAGGGTTGTCCGTGTGATCTCCACAGCCTCTGACGCCACTTCGGTCACCTACGTACAACGTACAGTCAAGACAGGCGAAAAAATCTCCGTCCCGTCCCACAGAGCATCGAGGACTATAATCGCTTCATGGGGGGTGTCGACAGAGGGGATCAGCTCAGAGGGTACTACAGATGCCCTACAAAAGTCCATAAGttttatatgtacatttactTCTTCCTAA